A DNA window from Daucus carota subsp. sativus chromosome 3, DH1 v3.0, whole genome shotgun sequence contains the following coding sequences:
- the LOC108211824 gene encoding ACT domain-containing protein ACR1 → MDITYSYRPYFDPEFESLIERIYPPRVCIDNDTCQDCTLIKVDSANRQGVLLEMVQVMTDLELVISKSYISSDGGWFMDVFHVTDQLGNKITDESLINYIQQLILQAMSARSRKPKTEVQPRIGREARPHHILIDQTALEMTVKDRPGVMSEISAVLAELGCRVSAAVAWTHNDRAACIFYVEDKSNGSPITDPCRVAHIQTHLENVVEAHHYTGERRSLRLAVPTTSRTHTERRLHQLMANDKDYEEAYERCRTDSDSEGAEVTIDSCAEKGYSIVTVRCRDRPKLLFDTVCALTDMQYVVFHASISSHRSIAVQEYYVRQEDGCTLNTEEERLMVIKSLTAAVERRVSNGLRLDVSTQDRDGLLSDVTRVFRENGLSIVRAELGTCNEKAVGSFYVKDTSGYYVNSDTVEAVRREIGGANSVVNISTDCSIPQTSEMTSTSWTLNTSLHRPKESNVEDRSKFSLGDLLWSQIERLSSNFRPIK, encoded by the exons ATGGACATCACTTACAGTTACAGGCCTTATTTCGATCCTGAGTTTGAATCTCTCATCGAACGGATATATCCTCCCAG GGTCTGCATTGACAATGATACTTGCCAGGACTGCACTCTTATCAAG gtTGATAGCGCAAACAGGCAGGGAGTTTTGCTGGAAATGGTTCAAGTTATGACGGATCTTGAACTTGTGATCTCCAAATCTTACATATCTTCCGATGGTGGTTGGTTCATGGATG TGTTTCATGTGACAGACCAGCTTGGGAACAAAATTACAGATGAAAGCCTCATAAATTACATACAGCAg TTGATATTACAAGCAATGAGCGCAAGGAGTCGAAAGCCTAAGACGGAAGTGCAACCAAGAATTGGGAGAGAAGCAAGACCACACCACATTTTGATTGATCAAACTGCTCTTGAGATGACGGTGAAGGACCGGCCTGGAGTGATGTCAGAAATATCAGCCGTGCTAGCTGAGCTGGGATGCCGAGTGTCTGCAGCAGTGGCATGGACCCACAATGACCGGGCCGCATGCATCTTTTATGTCGAAGATAAATCAAATGGCTCTCCCATCACAGATCCATGCAGGGTCGCCCACATCCAGACCCATCTAGAGAATGTGGTGGAAGCCCACCATTATACAGGGGAACGACGGAGTCTTAGGTTAGCTGTTCCCACCACGAGCAGGACACATACAGAAAGAAGGCTTCATCAGCTAATGGCAAATGATAAAGACTATGAAGAAGCATATGAAAGATGTAGAACAGACTCAGATTCGGAGGGGGCTGAAGTAACAATAGACAGCTGTGCGGAGAAGGGATACTCCATAGTCACAGTGAGATGCAGAGACAGGCCTAAGCTACTATTTGATACTGTGTGTGCTTTAACAGACATGCAGTATGTGGTTTTCCATGCATCCATCAGCTCACACCGCTCTATCGCGGTGCAG GAGTATTATGTTCGGCAAGAAGATGGATGCACCTTGAATACTGAAGAAGAAAGGCTTATGGTAATTAAAAGCTTGACTGCAGCAGTGGAAAGGCGAGTTTCCAAT GGGTTAAGGCTAGATGTCAGCACTCAAGACAGGGATGGATTACTCTCTGATGTTACAAGAGTGTTCAGAGAGAACGGACTGTCGATTGTAAGGGCTGAACTTGGAACGTGCAACGAAAAAGCAGTTGGGTCATTCTACGTAAAAGACACTTCTGGATACTACGTAAACTCGGACACAGTGGAGGCGGTGAGGAGGGAAATTGGAGGTGCTAATTCAGTGGTTAATATATCTACTGATTGTTCTATTCCACAAACTTCAGAAATGACAAGCACAAGTTGGACATTAAACACAAGCCTGCACAGACCCAAAGAGAGCAACGTTGAAGATAGGTCAAAATTCTCATTGGGAGACCTGTTGTGGTCTCAGATTGAGAGGCTATCGAGCAATTTCCGACCCATCAAATAA